In Phaeobacter piscinae, one genomic interval encodes:
- the cbiE gene encoding precorrin-6y C5,15-methyltransferase (decarboxylating) subunit CbiE — MSDGLSKHWLTIIGLGENGLEGLSDASRKALVEAEVIFGGPRHLELAGAGGKGQPWPVPFSTEPVLAMRGRRVVVLASGDPFWHGAGGSLMRDLEAGEWVSHPAPACFALAANRLGWKLEEVLCLGLHAAPYARLRPLLGKGVRVICTLRDGAAPAELAEWLTAEGFGASRLTVMECLGGPRQRVRSSAAQDFDLQDIQAPVAVAVEAAGRKGLPQASGLADDLFASDGQITKRPIRALTLSALAPRMGELLWDIGGGSGSISVEWCLAAQGAQAVTFEPRESRLANIRANAAAFGLDHRMQAVLGKAPDVLKDQPLPDCVFIGGGGSQALLDHLWDILPEGTRLVANGVTLETETLLMQAHATYGGHLLKAEIAEAGPLGSMRDWRRARPVIQWSVTR, encoded by the coding sequence ATGTCTGATGGCCTTTCCAAACACTGGCTCACAATCATTGGTCTGGGCGAAAATGGACTGGAAGGCCTGAGTGATGCAAGCCGGAAGGCGCTGGTGGAGGCCGAGGTTATTTTCGGCGGGCCCCGGCATCTGGAATTGGCTGGTGCTGGCGGCAAGGGGCAGCCCTGGCCGGTGCCGTTTTCCACTGAACCGGTGCTGGCGATGCGCGGGCGGCGCGTAGTGGTTTTGGCCTCAGGTGATCCGTTCTGGCACGGCGCGGGCGGCTCGCTGATGCGGGATCTTGAAGCGGGTGAATGGGTGTCGCACCCGGCGCCCGCGTGTTTTGCGCTGGCGGCGAACCGGCTGGGCTGGAAGCTGGAGGAGGTTCTTTGCCTTGGCCTGCATGCAGCCCCCTATGCGCGGCTGCGACCACTGTTGGGCAAGGGTGTGCGGGTGATCTGCACCCTGCGGGACGGGGCGGCACCGGCAGAGCTGGCGGAATGGCTGACCGCTGAAGGGTTCGGAGCGTCAAGACTGACCGTGATGGAATGCCTTGGCGGGCCGCGTCAGAGGGTGCGGTCTTCAGCGGCACAAGATTTTGACCTGCAAGACATTCAGGCCCCTGTTGCCGTGGCGGTTGAGGCAGCGGGCCGCAAGGGTCTGCCGCAGGCGTCCGGGCTGGCGGATGATCTCTTTGCCAGCGACGGGCAGATCACCAAGCGGCCGATTCGGGCACTGACCTTGTCGGCCCTGGCACCGCGCATGGGCGAGCTGCTGTGGGATATCGGCGGCGGCTCTGGTTCAATCTCTGTCGAGTGGTGTCTGGCGGCACAGGGGGCGCAGGCCGTCACGTTCGAGCCGCGCGAGAGTCGGCTGGCAAACATCCGCGCCAATGCGGCAGCCTTCGGGCTGGACCACCGGATGCAGGCCGTGCTGGGCAAAGCGCCCGATGTGCTGAAGGACCAGCCGCTGCCCGATTGTGTATTTATCGGCGGTGGCGGCTCGCAGGCGCTGCTGGACCACCTGTGGGACATCCTACCCGAGGGCACGCGGCTGGTGGCCAATGGCGTCACCCTGGAAACAGAAACCCTGCTGATGCAGGCCCATGCGACGTATGGCGGACACCTGCTGAAGGCAGAGATCGCCGAAGCCGGACCCCTGGGCTCCATGCGCGACTGGCGGCGCGCGCGGCCTGTCATTCAGTGGAGCGTCACGCGATGA
- a CDS encoding cobalt-precorrin-6A reductase yields MTRILLLGGTTEASNLAKTLAEAGADAVFSYAGRTAKPVRQPLPTRVGGFGGVDGLAAYLLAEAITHVIDATHPFAAQMSTNAVQACKSVGVPICAFERPAWQAGEGDQWVHADSIEGAVDALPEAPARVFLAIGKQNLAQFAAKPQHHYLLRLVDKPEAPLPLPHATVEIARGPFDIAGDTALMRRHGITHVVAKNAGGTGAAAKLTAARTLGLPVIMIGRPKVPERPVLGSVAEVMAWIAHPSAA; encoded by the coding sequence ATGACACGCATCCTTCTTCTGGGCGGCACCACCGAGGCCTCCAACCTGGCCAAAACCCTGGCCGAGGCGGGCGCAGATGCGGTGTTTTCCTACGCTGGCCGCACCGCCAAGCCGGTCCGCCAGCCGCTGCCAACCCGTGTGGGCGGCTTTGGCGGTGTGGACGGACTGGCGGCCTATCTGCTGGCCGAAGCCATCACCCATGTGATCGATGCGACCCACCCGTTTGCCGCGCAGATGAGCACCAACGCGGTGCAGGCCTGCAAGTCGGTGGGGGTGCCGATCTGCGCCTTTGAACGCCCGGCCTGGCAGGCGGGCGAAGGCGACCAATGGGTTCACGCGGACAGCATTGAAGGCGCGGTGGACGCTCTGCCCGAGGCCCCCGCACGGGTGTTCCTGGCCATCGGCAAACAGAACCTCGCCCAATTCGCCGCCAAGCCCCAGCACCACTACCTCTTGCGGCTGGTGGACAAACCCGAGGCCCCTCTGCCTTTGCCGCACGCCACGGTCGAAATCGCCCGTGGCCCGTTTGACATCGCGGGTGACACCGCCCTGATGCGGCGCCACGGCATCACCCATGTGGTGGCCAAGAACGCCGGCGGAACTGGTGCCGCGGCCAAACTCACTGCCGCGCGCACGCTCGGCCTGCCGGTCATCATGATCGGCAGACCCAAGGTGCCCGAGCGGCCCGTCCTGGGCAGCGTGGCAGAGGTTATGGCCTGGATTGCTCATCCTTCGGCAGCGTAG
- the cobJ gene encoding precorrin-3B C(17)-methyltransferase, giving the protein MSNTGNGWVVIAGLGPGSDALVTQEVRDVIDEATDIVGYIPYVKRIAPREGLTLHASDNRVEVDRAAHALEMAAAGKRVVVVSSGDPGVFAMASAVFEALENNAETHPEWLDLEIKVLPGITAMLAAAAAIGAPLGHDFAAINLSDNLKPWSLIEKRLQLVGEAGLAMAFYNPRSKSRPHQFARALDILREACGRDTLITFARDVTKPGQELLTLPLKDATPEMADMRTVVIVGNRDTRRIGNYVYTPRYAAEG; this is encoded by the coding sequence ATGAGCAACACAGGAAATGGCTGGGTGGTGATTGCCGGCCTCGGCCCCGGAAGCGACGCGCTGGTGACGCAGGAAGTCCGCGACGTGATTGACGAAGCTACTGATATCGTTGGCTATATTCCCTATGTCAAACGCATCGCGCCGCGTGAGGGGCTGACCCTGCACGCCAGCGACAACCGGGTCGAGGTCGACCGCGCCGCCCATGCGCTGGAAATGGCCGCCGCCGGCAAGCGGGTTGTGGTGGTCTCCTCGGGTGATCCCGGCGTGTTTGCCATGGCCTCTGCCGTGTTCGAAGCGCTTGAAAACAATGCCGAAACCCATCCCGAATGGCTGGATCTGGAGATCAAGGTACTACCCGGCATCACCGCGATGCTGGCCGCTGCTGCCGCCATCGGCGCGCCGCTAGGGCATGATTTTGCCGCCATCAATCTCAGCGACAACCTGAAACCCTGGAGCCTCATTGAAAAGCGCCTGCAGCTGGTGGGCGAGGCCGGGCTGGCGATGGCGTTTTACAACCCGCGCTCCAAGTCGCGGCCGCATCAGTTTGCCCGTGCTTTGGACATCCTGCGGGAGGCCTGCGGCCGGGACACGCTGATCACCTTTGCCCGTGACGTGACCAAGCCGGGACAAGAGCTGCTGACCCTGCCGCTGAAGGACGCAACGCCTGAGATGGCCGATATGCGCACCGTGGTGATTGTTGGCAACCGCGACACGCGGCGCATTGGCAATTACGTCTACACCCCCCGCTACGCTGCCGAAGGATGA
- a CDS encoding precorrin-2 C(20)-methyltransferase: MGTVFCAGLGPGDPDLMSVRSHRMITGARHIAYFRKAGRKGQARAIVDGMLAEDVTEHAMEYPVTTEIHFSDPEYNRVLAEFYDQWADTLAEIAKDEDVVVLCEGDPFLYGSYMHLYTRLQGRAEQEIIPGITGMSGCWTASGQPITWGDDVLTVAMATLSEDELAKRAAETDALVVMKIGRNLPKLRRALERAGRADDAWLVERGTMPGQSVQKLSEIEGEVPYFSIVLVHGQGRRP; the protein is encoded by the coding sequence ATGGGTACTGTCTTCTGCGCAGGGCTCGGCCCCGGTGATCCCGATTTGATGAGCGTGCGGTCGCACCGGATGATCACAGGCGCGCGTCACATCGCCTATTTCCGCAAGGCCGGCCGCAAGGGCCAGGCCCGCGCGATCGTGGACGGGATGCTGGCCGAGGACGTCACCGAACACGCGATGGAATATCCGGTCACGACCGAGATCCATTTCTCGGACCCCGAGTACAACCGGGTGCTGGCGGAATTCTATGACCAGTGGGCCGATACCCTGGCCGAGATCGCCAAGGATGAGGACGTGGTGGTGCTCTGCGAAGGCGACCCGTTCCTTTATGGCTCCTACATGCACCTTTATACCCGCCTGCAGGGCCGTGCGGAGCAGGAGATCATTCCGGGCATCACCGGCATGTCCGGCTGCTGGACCGCCTCCGGCCAGCCGATCACCTGGGGGGACGATGTTCTGACCGTGGCCATGGCCACCCTCAGCGAGGATGAGCTGGCCAAACGCGCAGCGGAAACCGACGCGCTGGTCGTCATGAAGATCGGCCGCAACCTGCCCAAGCTGCGCCGCGCGCTGGAACGCGCGGGCCGCGCCGATGACGCATGGCTCGTGGAACGCGGCACCATGCCGGGGCAGAGCGTGCAGAAACTGTCGGAGATCGAGGGCGAGGTGCCTTACTTCTCCATCGTATTGGTGCACGGACAGGGGCGTCGGCCATGA
- a CDS encoding precorrin-8X methylmutase produces MLHTYETNGAAIYAESFATIRREADLARFNKDEESVVVRMIHAAGMVGLEEYVRFSDGMAETARAALANGAPILCDAYMVSEGITRPRLPVDNEVICTLRDPKVPDMAKEMSNTRSAAALELWRPKLEGAVVAIGNAPTALFHLLNMLQDPACPRPAAIIGCPVGFVGAMESKDALMEDLPVPSMIVKGRLGGSAITVAAVNALASWKE; encoded by the coding sequence ATGCTCCACACCTATGAGACCAACGGCGCCGCGATCTATGCCGAAAGCTTTGCCACCATTCGCCGCGAGGCCGATCTGGCGCGCTTCAACAAGGACGAGGAAAGCGTCGTCGTGCGCATGATCCACGCCGCCGGTATGGTGGGGCTGGAAGAGTACGTGCGGTTTTCCGATGGCATGGCCGAGACCGCCCGCGCAGCGCTTGCCAACGGCGCGCCGATCCTGTGTGACGCCTATATGGTGAGCGAAGGCATCACCCGCCCGCGCCTGCCTGTGGACAACGAGGTGATCTGCACCCTGCGCGACCCGAAAGTGCCGGATATGGCCAAGGAAATGTCCAACACCCGTTCGGCAGCGGCGCTGGAGCTGTGGCGCCCGAAACTGGAAGGCGCTGTCGTGGCTATCGGCAACGCCCCCACCGCGCTGTTCCACCTGCTGAATATGCTGCAAGACCCCGCGTGCCCCCGCCCCGCCGCCATCATCGGTTGCCCGGTGGGTTTTGTCGGCGCGATGGAATCCAAGGACGCGCTGATGGAAGACCTGCCGGTACCGTCGATGATCGTGAAGGGCCGTCTGGGTGGCTCCGCCATCACGGTGGCTGCGGTCAACGCGCTGGCGAGCTGGAAAGAATAA
- the cobG gene encoding precorrin-3B synthase gives MSAAATPKVYGWCPGALRPMMSGDGLVVRVRAPLGQLSPAQARGLATLSQAHGSGLVDISARANLQLRGIREEAHAALIAGLRDLDLLDEDAGAEARRNITLTPFWQAGDVSHQIALDLAAALTEATDLKLPGKFGFAVDCGAAPVLTDTAADIRIERGPDGLLLRADGADTGLPVTAEAAAGEALALARWFLDQGGATEGRGRMHQLMARRAPPAAHAAPAPGATRLAPQRPGATAFGLLVALEFGQMPAHTLAKLAGHGVLRLTPWRMLLVEGIDSLPPLPGLILDATDPRLRVSACTGAPGCPQARAVTRDLARDLAAAVPAGQHLHISGCTKGCAHPRPADLVLTATGADTFDLICNGTAADHPLNTSLSAAALRATPDLLTEGS, from the coding sequence GTGAGCGCCGCCGCCACACCCAAAGTCTATGGCTGGTGCCCCGGTGCGCTGCGCCCGATGATGTCGGGTGACGGGCTGGTGGTGCGGGTGCGCGCGCCTTTGGGGCAGCTCAGCCCGGCACAGGCGCGGGGTCTGGCCACTCTCTCGCAGGCGCATGGCTCGGGTCTGGTTGATATTTCGGCGCGCGCCAACCTGCAGCTGCGCGGCATCCGTGAAGAGGCCCACGCGGCACTGATCGCCGGGTTGCGTGATCTCGATCTGCTGGATGAGGACGCGGGTGCCGAGGCGCGGCGCAATATCACCCTGACGCCCTTCTGGCAGGCGGGGGATGTAAGCCACCAGATTGCGCTGGATCTGGCCGCCGCGCTGACAGAGGCGACGGATCTGAAGTTGCCCGGAAAATTCGGCTTCGCGGTGGATTGCGGCGCGGCTCCGGTCCTGACTGATACCGCTGCCGATATCCGTATTGAGCGCGGCCCGGACGGGCTGCTCCTGCGGGCCGATGGGGCAGACACCGGCCTGCCAGTGACGGCAGAAGCAGCCGCTGGCGAGGCGCTCGCCCTGGCCCGCTGGTTTCTCGATCAGGGCGGCGCGACTGAGGGACGTGGCAGAATGCACCAGTTGATGGCGCGCCGCGCGCCCCCCGCAGCGCATGCCGCCCCCGCCCCCGGCGCAACGCGGCTTGCACCACAGCGACCGGGTGCAACCGCCTTTGGCCTGTTGGTGGCGCTGGAATTCGGCCAGATGCCTGCCCACACGCTGGCCAAACTTGCCGGTCACGGCGTGCTGCGGCTGACCCCCTGGCGGATGCTGCTGGTGGAAGGCATCGACAGCCTGCCGCCCCTGCCCGGCCTGATCCTGGACGCCACGGATCCCCGCCTGCGTGTGAGCGCCTGCACCGGCGCGCCCGGCTGCCCGCAGGCGCGCGCGGTGACGCGCGATCTGGCCCGCGATCTGGCCGCTGCGGTCCCTGCGGGTCAACACCTGCATATTTCCGGCTGCACCAAGGGCTGCGCCCATCCCCGCCCGGCCGATCTGGTCCTGACGGCCACCGGCGCGGATACATTCGACCTGATCTGCAATGGCACTGCCGCCGATCACCCGCTAAACACCTCCCTGAGCGCCGCCGCGTTGCGCGCCACTCCCGACCTACTGACAGAGGGCAGCTGA
- the cobN gene encoding cobaltochelatase subunit CobN → MHVVFRESHGLDESDTPQDLGQTPADLVVLSFSDSDLGAFAAGWHRGKDRLPTLRLANLVALKHPLSVDVYAEQTLEGAKGVLVRLIGGESYWSYGLATLQDLARRKGIALAILPADGREDPRLDELSTLPVSTLRRLQHLCDTGGAVAAQAALAQLSLAAGLYAGPVAGLKSVPQYGYYDPDRGVLADLPASEKPLVLVSFYRSYLTAADTAPVDALIGELRGRGYAAYGVFAASLKAPEAADWLRSALPDLAPAAIINATAFSAQGSDGSVSPLSTTGCPVFQVALSTARRKDWAEADRGLSPADLAMHVVLPEVDGRIFAGLVSFKAPGKKDPDLQYSRFAHRADMDRVKAAVDRIEGWLHLSRLPNPEKRLALVLSTYPGRDHNLAHAVGLDALASCDEILRELWDQGYAVEPLESTGLRLMEERQSVPLADYHAALSALPQALQQTLTEAWGQPEDDPDCHEGAFHFKALHAGNALIALQPERGEVKTRVDDYHDLDRTPRHAYVAFYMWLRAQADALVHIGAHGTLEWLPGKSVALSAACWPEVLTGPLPVAYPFIVNDPGEAAQAKRRIGAVTLGHLPPPLAQTNLPDGMARLESLLDEYSTADGLDPARRDRLIDDIRAEAQGTGVEADLGLTPDSCAAEAITRIDAFVCDIKESQYGEGLHIFGTGQCGVNERAGLIAALNGQMVAPGPSGSPFRGRADVIPTGRNLFTTDPRAVPSRAAHAQGVKLAEELLRRHLQDHGDWPKGLVIDLWGSATMRTAGEEFAMALHLAGLAPKWDEGSERVSGFEVLPLTMLNRPRIDVTLRVSGLFRDVFPGLAQMFEAAAGALAAREESGADNPYLTETPRVFGPKPGQYGLSMTPHLDDYTDEARQAAGEAWLNASSHAIDAKGDIHDAREALEARLQTTDSFVHLQDLPETDLLVASDYAAHEAGFAAAMARIGQEAPALYHMDATRPDKPQARSLGEEIARVTRARAANPDWATSMMNHGFRGAAEVAATLDHMAAFAHLAQVVQPHLFDLYFEATLGREDLVEFMSRENPDALAAMRDRFRALHDAGLWSTRRNSIMAELEGAV, encoded by the coding sequence ATGCATGTCGTCTTCCGCGAAAGCCACGGCCTTGACGAGAGTGATACCCCGCAGGACCTCGGGCAGACGCCTGCGGACCTTGTGGTGCTGTCGTTTTCCGACAGCGATCTCGGGGCCTTTGCGGCGGGCTGGCATCGCGGCAAGGACCGGCTGCCCACACTGCGGCTCGCCAATCTGGTGGCGCTGAAGCACCCGCTGTCGGTGGACGTCTACGCCGAGCAGACACTGGAGGGCGCCAAGGGCGTCCTCGTGCGTCTTATCGGCGGGGAAAGCTACTGGTCCTACGGGCTTGCCACCCTGCAGGATCTGGCCCGCCGCAAAGGCATCGCGCTGGCGATCCTGCCTGCGGACGGGCGCGAAGATCCGCGTCTGGATGAGCTGTCGACCCTGCCGGTTTCTACCCTGCGCCGTCTGCAGCATCTCTGCGACACCGGCGGCGCTGTCGCCGCACAGGCCGCATTGGCGCAGCTGTCGCTGGCGGCGGGGCTCTATGCCGGTCCGGTGGCAGGGCTGAAATCGGTGCCGCAATATGGCTATTACGACCCGGATCGCGGGGTGCTGGCAGATCTGCCTGCGTCGGAAAAACCGCTGGTTCTGGTCAGCTTCTATCGCTCCTATCTGACCGCCGCCGACACCGCGCCGGTGGATGCGCTGATCGGTGAGCTGCGCGGACGGGGCTACGCCGCCTATGGCGTCTTTGCCGCCAGCCTCAAGGCACCGGAGGCCGCCGACTGGCTGCGCAGCGCCCTGCCCGATCTGGCCCCGGCTGCGATCATCAACGCCACTGCATTCTCCGCGCAGGGCAGCGACGGCAGCGTCTCGCCGCTGTCGACCACCGGCTGCCCGGTGTTTCAGGTGGCCCTGTCGACCGCGCGGCGCAAAGACTGGGCTGAGGCCGATCGCGGCCTGTCCCCCGCCGATCTGGCGATGCATGTGGTGCTGCCCGAGGTGGACGGACGAATTTTTGCCGGGCTGGTCAGCTTCAAGGCGCCGGGCAAAAAAGACCCCGACCTGCAATATTCCCGTTTTGCCCATCGCGCCGATATGGACCGGGTAAAGGCCGCGGTGGACCGGATCGAAGGCTGGCTGCATCTGTCCCGCCTGCCCAATCCAGAGAAACGTCTGGCGCTGGTGCTGTCGACCTATCCGGGACGAGATCACAATCTGGCCCATGCGGTGGGTCTGGATGCGCTGGCTTCCTGCGATGAAATCCTGCGCGAGCTTTGGGATCAGGGGTATGCCGTGGAACCGCTGGAGAGCACCGGCTTGCGCCTGATGGAGGAAAGGCAGAGCGTCCCCCTCGCCGATTATCATGCGGCTTTGTCTGCCCTGCCGCAGGCGTTGCAGCAAACATTGACCGAGGCCTGGGGCCAGCCGGAAGACGATCCCGATTGCCATGAGGGGGCGTTTCATTTCAAGGCCTTGCACGCAGGCAACGCGCTGATCGCCCTGCAACCGGAGCGCGGCGAGGTGAAGACCCGCGTCGACGATTACCACGACCTCGACCGCACCCCGCGCCATGCCTATGTGGCGTTTTACATGTGGCTGCGGGCGCAGGCCGATGCCCTTGTGCACATCGGCGCCCATGGCACGCTGGAGTGGCTGCCGGGCAAATCCGTGGCGCTTTCGGCGGCCTGCTGGCCGGAGGTGCTGACCGGCCCGCTGCCGGTTGCCTATCCGTTTATCGTCAATGACCCCGGTGAGGCGGCCCAGGCCAAACGGCGCATCGGGGCCGTCACCCTCGGCCATCTGCCACCGCCGCTGGCGCAGACCAATCTGCCCGACGGCATGGCGCGGCTCGAAAGCCTGCTCGATGAATATTCCACCGCCGACGGTCTGGACCCCGCCCGCCGCGACCGGCTGATCGATGACATCCGCGCCGAGGCACAGGGCACCGGTGTGGAAGCGGATCTGGGCCTCACCCCGGACAGCTGCGCCGCCGAGGCGATCACCCGGATCGACGCCTTTGTCTGCGACATCAAGGAAAGCCAATATGGCGAGGGGCTGCATATCTTTGGCACCGGCCAATGTGGGGTGAACGAACGCGCCGGTCTGATCGCGGCCCTCAATGGCCAGATGGTCGCCCCCGGCCCCTCTGGATCACCCTTCCGGGGCCGCGCAGATGTGATCCCGACCGGGCGCAACCTCTTTACCACGGATCCCCGCGCGGTGCCCTCGCGGGCCGCGCATGCCCAAGGCGTCAAACTGGCGGAAGAGCTGCTGCGCCGCCACCTTCAGGACCACGGCGACTGGCCCAAAGGGCTGGTGATTGATCTCTGGGGCTCTGCCACCATGCGCACCGCCGGTGAGGAGTTTGCCATGGCGCTGCATCTTGCCGGGCTGGCTCCCAAATGGGACGAAGGTTCTGAACGCGTCTCCGGGTTTGAGGTACTGCCGCTCACGATGCTGAACCGTCCGCGCATCGATGTGACGCTCCGGGTGTCGGGCCTGTTTCGCGATGTCTTCCCCGGCCTTGCCCAGATGTTCGAGGCCGCCGCAGGCGCGCTGGCCGCCCGCGAAGAGAGCGGCGCAGACAACCCCTATCTGACCGAAACACCCCGCGTCTTTGGCCCAAAACCGGGCCAATACGGCCTGTCCATGACCCCGCATCTGGACGATTACACCGACGAAGCCCGGCAGGCCGCGGGCGAGGCCTGGCTCAATGCATCTTCGCACGCAATCGACGCCAAAGGCGATATCCACGATGCCCGCGAGGCGCTGGAGGCCCGGCTGCAAACCACGGACAGTTTCGTACATCTTCAGGACCTGCCGGAAACCGATCTGCTGGTGGCCTCGGATTATGCCGCCCATGAGGCGGGATTTGCCGCTGCCATGGCGCGGATCGGCCAAGAGGCACCGGCGCTCTACCACATGGACGCAACCCGCCCCGACAAACCGCAGGCGCGCAGCTTGGGCGAGGAGATCGCCCGCGTCACCCGCGCCCGCGCCGCAAATCCCGACTGGGCCACCTCGATGATGAACCACGGCTTTCGCGGCGCGGCTGAGGTGGCAGCGACGCTGGATCACATGGCCGCCTTCGCGCATCTGGCGCAGGTGGTGCAGCCGCATCTCTTTGATCTCTACTTCGAGGCCACTTTGGGCCGCGAGGATCTGGTTGAGTTCATGAGCCGCGAAAACCCCGACGCCCTTGCCGCCATGCGCGACCGCTTCCGCGCCTTGCACGATGCAGGTCTCTGGAGCACCCGGCGCAACTCGATCATGGCCGAACTGGAGGGGGCGGTGTGA
- the cobW gene encoding cobalamin biosynthesis protein CobW, producing the protein MSDLNKIPVTVITGFLGAGKTTLIRHLMQNPQGKRLAVVVNEFGTAGVDGEILKSCADENCPAENIMELANGCICCTVADDFIPTIEQLMDLPEKPDHIVIETSGLALPKPLLKAFDWPAIRSRITVDGVVALADAEAVAKGQFATDLEAVQAQREADEGIDHETPLSELFKDQISCADIILLSKADLAGEDGLDKARSMIEAEAPRKLPILSMSEGVIDPRVILGLEAAAEDDLDARPSHHEHHHHHDDDHDHDHDHHHDHDHSHDDFDTIVVEMGEVSDPQLLQDAIVKLARERNILRVKGYVAVEGKPMRMLVQAVGERLRAQYDQPWGAQARKTVLVVIAEHDNIDAEAIRAELGA; encoded by the coding sequence ATGAGCGACCTGAATAAAATCCCCGTCACCGTCATCACCGGCTTCCTTGGTGCGGGCAAAACCACCCTGATCCGCCATCTGATGCAGAACCCGCAGGGCAAACGTCTGGCCGTGGTCGTCAATGAATTTGGCACCGCCGGGGTGGACGGCGAAATCCTGAAATCCTGCGCCGATGAAAACTGCCCGGCAGAAAACATCATGGAGCTGGCCAATGGCTGTATCTGCTGCACCGTCGCCGATGATTTCATCCCGACCATCGAACAGCTGATGGACCTGCCGGAAAAACCCGATCACATCGTGATCGAGACCTCCGGTCTGGCGCTGCCGAAACCCCTGCTGAAGGCGTTTGACTGGCCCGCGATCCGCTCACGCATCACCGTCGATGGCGTGGTCGCACTGGCCGACGCCGAAGCCGTCGCCAAGGGCCAGTTCGCCACCGATCTGGAGGCCGTGCAGGCCCAGCGCGAGGCCGATGAAGGCATCGACCACGAAACCCCACTGTCGGAACTGTTCAAGGATCAGATCTCCTGCGCCGATATCATCCTGTTGTCCAAGGCTGATCTTGCCGGTGAGGACGGTCTGGACAAGGCCCGCAGCATGATCGAGGCGGAAGCGCCGCGCAAATTGCCGATCCTGTCGATGTCCGAAGGCGTGATCGACCCGCGCGTCATTCTGGGGCTTGAGGCCGCCGCCGAAGATGATCTGGACGCGCGCCCCTCGCATCACGAACACCACCATCATCACGACGATGATCATGACCACGATCACGACCACCATCATGATCATGACCACAGCCATGACGATTTTGATACAATCGTGGTCGAAATGGGCGAAGTCTCCGATCCGCAACTGTTGCAGGATGCCATCGTGAAACTCGCCCGCGAGCGCAATATCCTGCGCGTCAAAGGCTATGTTGCGGTGGAAGGAAAACCGATGCGGATGCTCGTTCAGGCCGTGGGTGAACGCCTGCGCGCGCAATATGATCAGCCCTGGGGCGCACAGGCGCGCAAGACCGTTCTCGTGGTCATCGCCGAGCATGACAATATCGACGCCGAGGCGATCCGCGCCGAGCTGGGGGCCTGA
- a CDS encoding DUF1636 family protein, translating to MAEVTLTICTTCRRGEVTDPEAPRPGAQMLSALQAADLPEGVNVRGVECLSACTRGCSMVLSGGDARWSYIYGDLDPDEHVPDILTGAAAYAATTDGLVPWRERPVVFRKQSIARIPPAPVAAPSTPPSLSKD from the coding sequence ATGGCCGAGGTAACACTGACGATCTGCACCACCTGCCGTCGCGGCGAGGTGACCGACCCGGAGGCCCCGCGCCCCGGTGCGCAAATGCTGTCCGCCCTGCAGGCGGCCGACCTGCCCGAGGGTGTCAATGTGCGCGGTGTTGAATGCCTGTCGGCCTGCACCCGCGGTTGTTCCATGGTGCTGAGCGGCGGCGATGCCCGCTGGAGCTACATCTACGGCGATCTTGATCCCGACGAACATGTGCCCGACATCCTGACCGGCGCTGCCGCCTATGCCGCCACCACGGATGGTCTGGTGCCCTGGCGCGAACGCCCTGTGGTGTTCCGCAAGCAATCCATTGCCCGCATCCCGCCTGCACCTGTGGCGGCGCCTTCCACTCCCCCTTCGTTGTCCAAGGATTAA
- the cobO gene encoding cob(I)yrinic acid a,c-diamide adenosyltransferase produces the protein MSDKSETDISEAEAARHAAKMAKKKAARDRMMQNKDGEKGLIIVHTGPGKGKSSSGFGMIMRCIAHGMPSAVVQFIKGAWQTGERTLIEENFSDLCQFYAMGEGFTWETQDKARDIAAAQKGWEKAKEMIRDERNTMVLLDEINIALRYDYIDIADVVEFLETEKPPMTHVVLTGRNAKEELIEIADLVTEMGQIKHPFRDGIKAQKGVEF, from the coding sequence ATGAGCGATAAGTCCGAGACCGACATTTCCGAAGCAGAAGCGGCACGCCACGCGGCGAAGATGGCCAAGAAGAAGGCCGCGCGCGACCGCATGATGCAGAACAAGGATGGTGAGAAAGGGCTGATCATCGTCCACACCGGCCCGGGCAAGGGCAAATCCAGCTCTGGCTTTGGCATGATCATGCGCTGCATCGCCCATGGTATGCCCTCGGCCGTGGTGCAGTTTATCAAGGGCGCCTGGCAGACCGGAGAACGCACGCTGATTGAAGAGAATTTTTCCGACTTGTGCCAGTTTTACGCGATGGGCGAAGGCTTTACCTGGGAAACACAGGACAAGGCCCGCGATATTGCCGCCGCGCAAAAGGGCTGGGAAAAGGCCAAGGAGATGATCCGCGACGAGCGCAATACCATGGTGCTCTTGGATGAGATCAACATCGCCCTGCGCTACGACTATATCGACATCGCCGATGTGGTGGAGTTTCTGGAAACCGAAAAACCGCCGATGACCCATGTTGTGCTGACCGGCCGCAACGCCAAGGAAGAGCTGATCGAAATCGCCGATCTGGTCACCGAGATGGGGCAGATCAAACACCCCTTCCGTGACGGCATCAAAGCCCAGAAGGGCGTGGAATTCTGA